A region from the Rosa rugosa chromosome 6, drRosRugo1.1, whole genome shotgun sequence genome encodes:
- the LOC133717313 gene encoding uncharacterized protein LOC133717313 isoform X2 translates to MLGFSAAARAATSPNTNLVLLFSTKLPIADSSSFSSFTSCSVRNSSWLHTSCRPINAVAAQEAQSSASATGDRQALISLSDKNNLAFLGNGLQNLGYKIVSTGGTASALESAGVSVTKVEELTCFPEMLDGRVKILHPNIHGGILARRDQKHHMEALSNHGIGTFDVVVVNLYPFYDKVNSKGGIEFEDGIENIDIGGPAMIRAAAKNHKDVLVVVDSEDYPALLEYLKADKDDQQFRRNLAWKAFQHVASYDSAVSEWLWRQTTEDKFPPSLIVPLLLKSPLRYGENPHQKAAFYVDKSLSEVNAGGIATAIQHHGKEMSYNNYLDADAAWNCVSEFRSPTCVVVKHTNPCGVASRDDILDAYRLAVKADPVSAFGGIVAFNIEVDEGLAKEIREFRSPTDGETRMFYEIVVAPKYSKKGLEILRGKSKTLRILEASKNEKGKLSLRQVGGGWLAQESDDLIPQDIQFNVVSKKSPQESELSDAEFAWLCAKHVKSNAIVIAKNNCMLGMGSGQPNRLESLRIALRKAGEEVKGVALASDAFFPFAWKDAVEEACESGVSVIAEPGGSIRDGDAIDCCNKYGVSLVLTNVRHFRH, encoded by the exons ATGCTTGGTTTTTCTGCTGCTGCTCGTGCGGCTACATCACCCAACACCAATCTTGTCCTGCTATTCTCCACCAAGCTGCCAATTgctgattcttcttctttctcttctttcacG TCTTGCTCAGTGAGGAACTCATCTTGGCTGCATACCAGTTGCAGACCAATTAATGCCGTGGCTGCCCAAGAGGCTCAATCCTCAGCCTCAGCCACAG GTGATAGGCAGGCTCTGATATCTTTGTCAGACAAAAACAATCTTGCCTTCTTAGGGAATGGGCTTCAGAACTTGGG ATATAAAATTGTTTCCACTGGAGGAACTGCATCTGCTTTAGAAAGTGCCGGGGTGTCTGTCACTAAAGTTGAAGAACTTACTTGCTTCCCGGAGATG CTTGATGGTCGTGTAAAAATTTTACACCCCAACATTCATGGGGGTATCCTTGCTAGAAGAGACCAAAAGCATCATATGGAAGCTCTTAGTAATCACGGAATTG GTACTTTCGATGTGGTTGTGGTGAATTTATATCCCTTTTATGATAAAGTTAATTCAAAGGGAGGAATAGAATTTGAGGATGGAATCGAGAATATAGATATTGGTGGTCCTGCCATGATTAGAGCTGCCGCAAAG AATCACAAAGATGTCCTGGTGGTTGTTGATTCAGAAGACTATCCTGCACTGCTAGAATATCTTAAAGCGGACAAGGATGATCAACAGTTCCGAAGAAACCTTGCGTGGAAGGCTTTTCAACATGTTGCTTCTTATGATTCTGCTGTTTCAGAGTGGCTTTGGAGGCAGACTACTGAAG ATAAATTCCCTCCTAGCTTAATAGTTCCTCTATTGCTGAAAAGTCCCCTTCGGTATGGTGAAAATCCTCATCAAAAGGCTGCATTCTATGTTGATAAGAGTCTTTCTGAGGTTAATGCTGGTGGCATTGCAACTGCTATTCAACATCATGGAAAG GAGATGTCATATAATAACTATTTAGATGCTGATGCAGCTTGGAATTGTGTGTCAGAGTTCAGAAGTCCTACTTGTGTTGTTGTAAAACATACAAATCCTTGTGGTGTAGCATCACGTGATGATATACTTGACGCATACAGGCTTGCTGTCAAAGCAGATCCAGTGAGTGCATTTGGTGGCATTGTAGCTTTCAACATAGAGGTTGATGAG GGTCTTGCTAAAGAAATCCGTGAGTTTAGAAGCCCAACAGATGGTGAAACTCGGATGTTTTATGAGATTGTGGTTGCACCCAAGTATTCAAAGAAAGGACTCGAAATCCTTCGTGGAAAATCAAAGACTCTGAGGATCCTCGAGGCAAGCAAAAATGAGAAAGGAAAACTTTCGCTTAGACAGGTTGGTGGTGGGTGGTTAGCCCAGGAGTCGGATGATTTAATTCCCCAAGATATCCAGTTTAATGTTGTGTCTAAGAAGTCTCCACAAGAAAGTGAGCTCAGTGATGCAGAGTTTGCATGGTTGTGTGCCAAACATGTCAAAAGCAATGCAATTGTAATAGCAAAG AATAACTGTATGTTGGGTATGGGAAGTGGACAACCGAACCGTTTGGAGAGTTTAAGAATAGCATTGAGGAAAGCAGGAGAGGAGGTCAAGGGGGTAGCTTTGGCTAGTGATGCCTTCTTCCCATTCG CTTGGAAAGATGCCGTGGAAGAAGCATGCGAAAGTGGAGTCAGTGTTATTGCAGAACCTGGTGGCAGTATAAGAGACGGAGATGCTATAGATTGCTGCAACAAGTATGGTGTTTCACTTGTTCTCACTAATGTGAGGCACTTCAGGCATTAA
- the LOC133717313 gene encoding uncharacterized protein LOC133717313 isoform X1: MLVISRHLTVSFIRSRPGMLGFSAAARAATSPNTNLVLLFSTKLPIADSSSFSSFTSCSVRNSSWLHTSCRPINAVAAQEAQSSASATGDRQALISLSDKNNLAFLGNGLQNLGYKIVSTGGTASALESAGVSVTKVEELTCFPEMLDGRVKILHPNIHGGILARRDQKHHMEALSNHGIGTFDVVVVNLYPFYDKVNSKGGIEFEDGIENIDIGGPAMIRAAAKNHKDVLVVVDSEDYPALLEYLKADKDDQQFRRNLAWKAFQHVASYDSAVSEWLWRQTTEDKFPPSLIVPLLLKSPLRYGENPHQKAAFYVDKSLSEVNAGGIATAIQHHGKEMSYNNYLDADAAWNCVSEFRSPTCVVVKHTNPCGVASRDDILDAYRLAVKADPVSAFGGIVAFNIEVDEGLAKEIREFRSPTDGETRMFYEIVVAPKYSKKGLEILRGKSKTLRILEASKNEKGKLSLRQVGGGWLAQESDDLIPQDIQFNVVSKKSPQESELSDAEFAWLCAKHVKSNAIVIAKNNCMLGMGSGQPNRLESLRIALRKAGEEVKGVALASDAFFPFAWKDAVEEACESGVSVIAEPGGSIRDGDAIDCCNKYGVSLVLTNVRHFRH, from the exons ATGCTTGTCATATCGAGGCATCTAACAGTCTCTTTTATTCGGTCAAG ACCAGGTATGCTTGGTTTTTCTGCTGCTGCTCGTGCGGCTACATCACCCAACACCAATCTTGTCCTGCTATTCTCCACCAAGCTGCCAATTgctgattcttcttctttctcttctttcacG TCTTGCTCAGTGAGGAACTCATCTTGGCTGCATACCAGTTGCAGACCAATTAATGCCGTGGCTGCCCAAGAGGCTCAATCCTCAGCCTCAGCCACAG GTGATAGGCAGGCTCTGATATCTTTGTCAGACAAAAACAATCTTGCCTTCTTAGGGAATGGGCTTCAGAACTTGGG ATATAAAATTGTTTCCACTGGAGGAACTGCATCTGCTTTAGAAAGTGCCGGGGTGTCTGTCACTAAAGTTGAAGAACTTACTTGCTTCCCGGAGATG CTTGATGGTCGTGTAAAAATTTTACACCCCAACATTCATGGGGGTATCCTTGCTAGAAGAGACCAAAAGCATCATATGGAAGCTCTTAGTAATCACGGAATTG GTACTTTCGATGTGGTTGTGGTGAATTTATATCCCTTTTATGATAAAGTTAATTCAAAGGGAGGAATAGAATTTGAGGATGGAATCGAGAATATAGATATTGGTGGTCCTGCCATGATTAGAGCTGCCGCAAAG AATCACAAAGATGTCCTGGTGGTTGTTGATTCAGAAGACTATCCTGCACTGCTAGAATATCTTAAAGCGGACAAGGATGATCAACAGTTCCGAAGAAACCTTGCGTGGAAGGCTTTTCAACATGTTGCTTCTTATGATTCTGCTGTTTCAGAGTGGCTTTGGAGGCAGACTACTGAAG ATAAATTCCCTCCTAGCTTAATAGTTCCTCTATTGCTGAAAAGTCCCCTTCGGTATGGTGAAAATCCTCATCAAAAGGCTGCATTCTATGTTGATAAGAGTCTTTCTGAGGTTAATGCTGGTGGCATTGCAACTGCTATTCAACATCATGGAAAG GAGATGTCATATAATAACTATTTAGATGCTGATGCAGCTTGGAATTGTGTGTCAGAGTTCAGAAGTCCTACTTGTGTTGTTGTAAAACATACAAATCCTTGTGGTGTAGCATCACGTGATGATATACTTGACGCATACAGGCTTGCTGTCAAAGCAGATCCAGTGAGTGCATTTGGTGGCATTGTAGCTTTCAACATAGAGGTTGATGAG GGTCTTGCTAAAGAAATCCGTGAGTTTAGAAGCCCAACAGATGGTGAAACTCGGATGTTTTATGAGATTGTGGTTGCACCCAAGTATTCAAAGAAAGGACTCGAAATCCTTCGTGGAAAATCAAAGACTCTGAGGATCCTCGAGGCAAGCAAAAATGAGAAAGGAAAACTTTCGCTTAGACAGGTTGGTGGTGGGTGGTTAGCCCAGGAGTCGGATGATTTAATTCCCCAAGATATCCAGTTTAATGTTGTGTCTAAGAAGTCTCCACAAGAAAGTGAGCTCAGTGATGCAGAGTTTGCATGGTTGTGTGCCAAACATGTCAAAAGCAATGCAATTGTAATAGCAAAG AATAACTGTATGTTGGGTATGGGAAGTGGACAACCGAACCGTTTGGAGAGTTTAAGAATAGCATTGAGGAAAGCAGGAGAGGAGGTCAAGGGGGTAGCTTTGGCTAGTGATGCCTTCTTCCCATTCG CTTGGAAAGATGCCGTGGAAGAAGCATGCGAAAGTGGAGTCAGTGTTATTGCAGAACCTGGTGGCAGTATAAGAGACGGAGATGCTATAGATTGCTGCAACAAGTATGGTGTTTCACTTGTTCTCACTAATGTGAGGCACTTCAGGCATTAA